In a single window of the Thermus tengchongensis genome:
- a CDS encoding cytochrome c3 family protein has translation MRRRNRWVRTLFWGTVLGVFALLVVVFSGVAVGAFEYRTQPVEQPVPFSHAFHAGGLGLSCRYCHSAVEHAAYAGLPSTETCMTCHTFIKPDSPNLALVRQSWETGEPLRWNRVINLPDFVYFHHGAHVAKGVGCAECHGRVDQMVVVRQPQAFTMKFCLDCHRQPEAHLRPREQVFNMAYTPDPELGKKLKELYKVRSAEALTSCNTCHR, from the coding sequence ATGCGGCGGCGCAACCGATGGGTAAGGACCCTCTTCTGGGGAACGGTTCTGGGGGTATTTGCGCTACTGGTGGTGGTCTTTTCCGGGGTGGCGGTGGGGGCTTTTGAGTACCGCACCCAGCCCGTGGAGCAGCCCGTGCCCTTCAGCCACGCCTTCCACGCCGGAGGCTTGGGGCTTTCCTGCCGCTACTGTCACTCGGCCGTGGAACATGCTGCCTACGCCGGACTTCCCTCCACAGAAACCTGCATGACCTGCCACACCTTCATCAAACCCGATAGCCCCAACCTGGCCCTGGTGCGGCAAAGCTGGGAAACGGGGGAGCCCTTGCGCTGGAACCGGGTCATCAACCTGCCGGACTTCGTCTACTTCCACCACGGGGCCCATGTGGCCAAGGGGGTGGGGTGTGCCGAGTGCCATGGCCGGGTGGACCAGATGGTGGTGGTCCGCCAGCCCCAGGCCTTCACCATGAAGTTCTGCCTGGACTGCCACCGCCAGCCGGAAGCCCACCTCAGGCCGAGGGAGCAGGTCTTCAACATGGCCTACACCCCGGATCCCGAGCTGGGCAAGAAGCTCAAGGAACTCTATAAGGTGCGCTCGGCGGAGGCCCTTACCAGCTGCAACACCTGTCACCGCTAG
- a CDS encoding c-type cytochrome: MRLLLLLLPLLSACGWMWDQPKVKPFREAPLQVQVAPERVRFGENLNLEVRTGLKPEGGFADNPFTFTEGELLRGKVLYRSFCAICHGLNGEGDGRVIPLGMPKPRSLLDPAVKAMPEGYFYFAATNGFGRMLSYKSRIPERERWLIARYIKQCLQMEACPLEVVNAEVY; encoded by the coding sequence ATTAGGCTCCTCCTTCTCCTTCTTCCTCTCCTTTCCGCCTGCGGCTGGATGTGGGACCAGCCCAAGGTGAAGCCCTTTCGGGAAGCCCCTTTGCAGGTCCAGGTGGCCCCGGAACGGGTGCGCTTCGGGGAGAACCTGAACCTGGAGGTGCGTACCGGGCTCAAGCCCGAGGGGGGGTTTGCCGACAACCCCTTCACCTTCACGGAGGGGGAGCTTTTGCGGGGCAAGGTCCTCTACCGCTCCTTCTGTGCCATCTGCCACGGGCTTAACGGGGAGGGGGACGGGCGGGTGATCCCCTTGGGGATGCCCAAGCCCCGCTCCTTGCTGGATCCAGCGGTGAAGGCCATGCCCGAGGGCTACTTCTACTTTGCCGCCACCAACGGCTTTGGCCGCATGCTCTCCTACAAGAGCCGCATCCCGGAGAGGGAGCGCTGGCTCATCGCCCGCTACATCAAGCAGTGCCTCCAGATGGAGGCCTGCCCCCTGGAGGTGGTGAATGCAGAGGTCTATTGA
- the nrfD gene encoding NrfD/PsrC family molybdoenzyme membrane anchor subunit, whose protein sequence is MAHKEPHPDRDLIQGEWTERTLVEKLLEPVEKPPPRPWKVVVAVGAALTLVWLYAIFVTFVKGLGTWGINQPVAWGLDIVHFVWWIGIGHAGTLISAILVLMRQNWRDSLNRVTEAMTFFAILAAATFPLIHMGRPQHFYWVMPYPTHMALWPQYKSPLSWDVLAIMTYITISTLFLYLGLIPDLALLRERSRGWRRKFYGWLSLGWTGNAVHWQRYRAVYVLLAGLATPVVISVHSVVSMDFAYGLVPGWHLTVFPPFFAAGAIYSGFAMALTLIIPLRKWYRLEGVITDRHLDWMAKVTLASGLGVAYIYLLEIFIAWYAGEPAEWAQQVWRMTGPYAPYYWAMMLINVVLLQTLWFPRFRKNLTWLFVFSILANVGMWLERFVIVVISLSHDFLPGNFQLYYPTWVDWTLFLGTIGFFLFGLSLFIRIFPPIAVAEMVHLFHRLRKH, encoded by the coding sequence ATGGCGCATAAGGAACCCCACCCCGACCGCGACCTGATCCAAGGGGAGTGGACGGAAAGGACCCTGGTGGAAAAGCTCTTGGAGCCCGTGGAAAAGCCTCCGCCCCGGCCCTGGAAGGTGGTGGTGGCCGTGGGGGCGGCCCTGACCCTAGTCTGGCTCTACGCCATCTTCGTCACCTTCGTCAAAGGCCTGGGCACCTGGGGCATCAACCAGCCCGTGGCCTGGGGGCTGGACATCGTGCACTTCGTCTGGTGGATCGGCATCGGCCACGCGGGGACCCTGATCAGCGCCATCCTGGTCCTCATGCGCCAGAACTGGCGGGACTCCCTGAACCGGGTCACCGAGGCCATGACCTTCTTCGCCATCCTGGCCGCGGCCACCTTCCCCCTCATCCACATGGGCCGGCCCCAGCACTTCTACTGGGTCATGCCCTACCCCACCCACATGGCCCTCTGGCCCCAGTACAAGAGCCCCCTCTCCTGGGACGTGCTGGCCATCATGACCTACATCACCATCTCCACCCTCTTCCTCTACCTGGGCCTGATCCCCGACCTGGCCCTGTTGCGGGAGCGGAGCAGGGGGTGGCGCCGTAAGTTTTACGGTTGGCTTTCCCTGGGCTGGACGGGCAACGCCGTCCACTGGCAGCGCTACCGGGCGGTGTACGTGCTCCTGGCAGGCCTGGCTACCCCAGTGGTGATCTCCGTGCACTCGGTGGTGAGCATGGACTTCGCCTATGGCCTGGTGCCGGGATGGCACCTCACCGTCTTCCCCCCCTTCTTCGCCGCAGGGGCCATCTACTCGGGCTTCGCCATGGCCCTGACCCTCATCATCCCCCTAAGGAAGTGGTACCGGCTGGAGGGGGTGATCACCGACCGCCACCTGGACTGGATGGCCAAGGTGACCCTGGCCTCGGGGCTTGGGGTGGCCTACATCTACCTCCTGGAGATCTTCATCGCCTGGTACGCGGGGGAGCCTGCGGAGTGGGCGCAGCAGGTTTGGCGCATGACCGGGCCTTATGCCCCCTACTACTGGGCCATGATGCTCATCAACGTGGTCCTCTTGCAGACCCTTTGGTTCCCCCGCTTCCGCAAGAACCTCACCTGGCTTTTCGTCTTCTCCATCCTGGCCAACGTGGGCATGTGGCTGGAGCGCTTCGTGATCGTGGTGATCAGCCTGTCCCACGACTTCCTCCCCGGGAACTTCCAGCTTTACTACCCCACCTGGGTGGACTGGACCCTCTTCCTCGGGACCATCGGCTTCTTCCTCTTCGGTCTTTCCCTTTTCATCCGCATCTTCCCCCCCATCGCCGTGGCGGAGATGGTCCACCTGTTCCACCGCCTGAGAAAGCACTAG
- a CDS encoding DUF3341 domain-containing protein codes for MLYGLMAYFDSAERLLEALRVLKGRGYRHLEALAPNPVEGIEEVLGGDGRIPWIAFGLGVLGVGLGLFLQIYTTLDYPHNAGGKPLLGWPAFIPVTFELTILTITVGIFLFLLYINGLPLAAHPAVRAKEYVRVLLDEYGVFVYATDPRFDLESTKALLRELGAEVEEVRRD; via the coding sequence ATGCTGTATGGACTCATGGCCTACTTTGACTCGGCGGAAAGGCTTTTGGAGGCCTTGAGGGTGCTCAAGGGAAGGGGATACCGCCACCTCGAGGCCCTCGCCCCAAACCCCGTGGAGGGCATAGAGGAGGTGCTGGGTGGGGACGGGCGCATTCCCTGGATCGCCTTCGGTCTGGGGGTCTTGGGGGTGGGCCTGGGGCTTTTCCTCCAGATCTACACCACCTTGGACTATCCCCACAACGCCGGGGGCAAGCCCCTGTTGGGCTGGCCCGCCTTCATTCCCGTGACCTTTGAGCTCACCATCCTCACCATCACCGTGGGGATCTTCCTCTTTCTCCTGTACATAAACGGCCTCCCCCTGGCCGCCCACCCCGCGGTGCGGGCCAAGGAGTACGTGCGGGTCCTTTTGGACGAGTACGGGGTCTTCGTCTACGCCACAGACCCCCGGTTCGACCTGGAGAGCACCAAGGCCCTTCTGCGGGAACTGGGGGCGGAGGTGGAGGAGGTGCGGCGTGATTAG
- a CDS encoding 4Fe-4S dicluster domain-containing protein: MRERRGYEEALERELFREEFPFGPVSRRGFLALGLLSLAACTPVVRRKGVPYVRQPEWVVEGGEAEFVTATVHAGFAEPVRVKVYQERPLFLAPLERAMSPYPLAGLYALYDPARQGKTPDWEGFYQAWRKALAEGETLLVLPRTTSPRLEGLLERAQARFPNLRVARFEAWSLENLYLGAELAFGRRAWPVYTPERAGTVLLLDVEAHEHPAGYLWWAALSQRRLPPMNRIYAVESGASLLGSMADHRLALKPSQVEAFALALAQTLGVVQGTPASDYGGFLSALAEDLQRGGVVLAGPQLSPGAQALVMAINQVLKAPVRYVEPPEKEAATPKAFSQAEGAERLVWAAEGPLPNLSGKAFSAVLSLYPHQGAGWSLPLAHALEASGQHRDAEGRLWPAQALIQPLWGGKSLEEVLAGLLGEELPALSPEEKRALTEGRPLAEAEEVPVAVRPGLEGRLPPLRAEAPLELTLRPDFSLFDGRYRDNPYLQELPRPLSRLVWDGALLLGEEDTEALGLLGDIRARERKADPKRPLLRVKAGGKEALLPLWPLPGLPKGSGVAPLSHFFHPEGVVWPMEVAATGRHYPLVSTQYHGYLGEVEAVKVMEEAQALEAEPEKEKRISFYPPWPQGEHAWAMTVDLSRCLGCGLCTLACQVENNIPVVGKEEVAKGREMHWIRVDRYFAEEGVVHQPVMCQHCEKAPCEAVCPVAATEHSSEGLNLMVYNRCVGTKYCSANCPYKARRFNFFPYGEAFVGKGDPRRAKESPLSLLMNPEVTVRSRGVMEKCTYCVQRIETTRARAAQEGRKIRTGEIKTACQEVCPGKAIHFGDLLDPEDPIQSHRKEGRHYTLLEEANTWPRTTYLAHLKNPNPKLKEGKHGA, from the coding sequence ATGAGGGAACGGCGCGGTTATGAAGAGGCTTTGGAGCGGGAGCTCTTCCGTGAGGAGTTTCCCTTTGGCCCTGTGTCCCGGCGGGGGTTCTTGGCTTTGGGGCTTTTGTCCCTGGCCGCCTGTACCCCGGTGGTGCGGCGGAAGGGGGTACCCTACGTGCGCCAGCCGGAATGGGTGGTGGAGGGGGGAGAGGCGGAGTTCGTCACCGCCACGGTCCATGCCGGCTTTGCCGAGCCGGTGCGGGTAAAGGTCTACCAGGAAAGGCCCCTCTTCCTGGCGCCTTTGGAAAGGGCCATGAGCCCCTATCCCCTGGCGGGGCTATACGCCCTCTACGACCCGGCCCGCCAGGGGAAGACCCCGGATTGGGAAGGCTTCTACCAGGCCTGGCGGAAGGCCTTGGCGGAGGGGGAGACCCTTCTGGTCCTGCCCCGCACCACCTCCCCTAGGCTCGAGGGCCTGTTGGAAAGAGCCCAGGCCCGCTTCCCCAACCTCCGGGTGGCCCGGTTTGAGGCTTGGAGCCTGGAGAACCTCTACCTGGGAGCGGAGCTGGCCTTCGGGCGGAGGGCCTGGCCCGTGTACACCCCGGAGCGGGCGGGGACGGTGCTCCTTCTGGATGTGGAGGCGCACGAGCACCCGGCGGGTTACCTCTGGTGGGCGGCCCTAAGCCAAAGGCGCCTTCCCCCCATGAACCGCATCTATGCGGTGGAAAGCGGGGCAAGCCTTTTGGGCAGCATGGCGGACCACCGCTTGGCCTTGAAGCCCAGCCAGGTGGAGGCCTTTGCCCTGGCCCTGGCCCAGACCCTGGGGGTGGTCCAGGGGACCCCCGCCTCGGACTACGGGGGGTTTCTCTCGGCCTTGGCGGAGGACCTGCAAAGGGGCGGGGTGGTCTTGGCCGGGCCCCAGCTTTCCCCGGGGGCCCAGGCCCTGGTCATGGCCATCAACCAGGTCCTTAAGGCCCCGGTGCGCTATGTGGAGCCCCCGGAGAAGGAGGCGGCTACCCCCAAAGCCTTTTCCCAGGCCGAGGGGGCCGAGCGCCTGGTGTGGGCGGCGGAGGGACCCTTGCCCAACCTTTCGGGCAAGGCCTTTTCCGCAGTCCTTTCCCTCTATCCCCACCAGGGGGCCGGTTGGAGCCTGCCCTTGGCCCATGCTCTTGAGGCCTCCGGTCAGCACCGGGATGCCGAGGGCCGGCTCTGGCCTGCCCAGGCCCTCATCCAACCCCTCTGGGGCGGGAAGAGCCTGGAGGAGGTGCTGGCGGGGCTTTTAGGGGAGGAGCTGCCCGCCCTTTCCCCCGAGGAGAAGCGGGCCCTGACGGAGGGGAGGCCCTTGGCGGAAGCGGAAGAGGTGCCTGTGGCGGTACGCCCTGGGCTAGAAGGCCGCCTGCCCCCCTTGCGGGCGGAGGCCCCCCTGGAGCTCACCCTCCGCCCCGACTTCAGCCTCTTTGACGGGCGCTACCGCGACAACCCCTATTTGCAAGAGCTACCCCGGCCCCTGAGCCGCCTGGTCTGGGATGGGGCCCTGCTCCTTGGGGAGGAGGATACCGAGGCCCTGGGCCTCTTAGGGGATATCCGGGCCAGGGAGCGGAAGGCGGATCCCAAGCGCCCCCTCCTACGGGTTAAGGCGGGGGGGAAGGAGGCCCTTCTGCCCCTTTGGCCTCTGCCCGGTCTGCCCAAGGGGAGCGGGGTGGCTCCCCTCTCCCACTTCTTCCACCCTGAAGGGGTGGTCTGGCCCATGGAGGTGGCTGCCACGGGCCGGCATTACCCCTTGGTGTCCACCCAGTACCACGGGTACTTGGGCGAGGTGGAGGCGGTGAAGGTGATGGAGGAGGCCCAGGCCCTCGAGGCCGAGCCGGAGAAGGAGAAGCGGATCTCCTTCTACCCCCCCTGGCCCCAGGGGGAACACGCCTGGGCCATGACCGTGGACCTCAGCCGCTGCCTGGGGTGTGGGCTTTGCACCCTGGCCTGCCAGGTGGAGAACAACATCCCCGTGGTGGGCAAGGAGGAGGTGGCCAAGGGGCGGGAGATGCACTGGATCCGCGTGGACCGCTACTTCGCCGAGGAGGGGGTGGTGCACCAGCCGGTGATGTGCCAGCACTGCGAAAAGGCACCCTGTGAGGCGGTCTGCCCAGTGGCGGCCACGGAGCACTCCAGCGAGGGCTTGAACCTTATGGTCTACAACCGCTGCGTGGGCACCAAGTACTGCTCCGCCAACTGCCCCTACAAGGCGAGGCGCTTCAACTTCTTCCCCTACGGGGAGGCCTTCGTGGGCAAGGGGGACCCCAGAAGGGCTAAGGAAAGCCCCCTCTCCCTCCTCATGAACCCCGAGGTGACGGTGCGGAGCCGCGGGGTGATGGAGAAGTGCACCTACTGCGTGCAGCGCATTGAAACCACCCGGGCCCGGGCAGCTCAGGAGGGGCGGAAGATCCGCACCGGGGAGATCAAGACCGCCTGCCAGGAGGTCTGCCCGGGGAAGGCCATCCACTTCGGGGACCTCCTGGACCCCGAGGACCCCATCCAGTCCCACCGCAAGGAGGGGCGGCACTACACCCTGCTGGAGGAAGCCAACACCTGGCCCCGCACCACCTACCTGGCCCACCTGAAAAACCCCAATCCCAAGCTGAAGGAGGGGAAGCATGGCGCATAA